A single window of Melospiza georgiana isolate bMelGeo1 chromosome 6, bMelGeo1.pri, whole genome shotgun sequence DNA harbors:
- the SLC35F4 gene encoding solute carrier family 35 member F4 isoform X1 yields the protein MDGKAAPNGVATIEDRILRITGYYGYYPGYSSQKSASRSSVIQCKPGGNCPSRHRGMTRQLSPLSVAEDSAAPILELQNRSPSGICRHSRVERQSRSGEEGTQTHTESSSQEAEGQTRCQSCTSTFLKLIWRFLIILSVSSSWVGTTQFVKITFETFDCPFFMTWFSTNWNIMIFPIYYSGHLATAQEKQSPIKKFRECSRIFGEDGLTLKLFLKRTAPFSILWTLTNYLYLLALKKLTATDVSALFCCNKAFVFLLSWIVLKDRFMGARIVAAIMAITGIVMMAYADGFQGDSIIGVAYAVGSASTSALYKVLFKMFLGSANFGEAAHFVSTLGFFNFIFISITPIILYFTKVEYWYPFSAVPWGYLCGVAGLWLAFNILVNVGVVLTYPILISIGTVLSVPGNAAVDLLKHKMIFSVVRLGATIIICMGFLLMLLPEEWDEITLRFINSLKEKKSEDHSEDITESSVHTRSRSRANGTVSIPLA from the exons GTGCCTCACGATCATCTGTCATCCAATGCAAGCCAGGAGGCAACTGCCCCAGCAGACACAGAGGCATGACTAGGCAGCTCTCCCCTCTATCTGTTGCTGAAGATTCTGCTGCTCCCATTCTTGAGCTGCAGAATCGAAGTCCCTCGGGAATCTGTCGGCACAGCAGAGTCGAGAGGCAGAGCAGATCAG gagAAGAAGGAACACAAACgcacacagagagcagcagccaagaaGCTGAAGGACAGACACGATGCCAGTCCTGCACATCCACATTTCTCAAGCTAATCTGGAGATTCCTGATCATTTTGTCCGTCTCTTCCTCCTGGGTTGGGACCACACAGTTTGTCAAAATCACTTTTGAGACCTTTGACTGTCCCTTTTTCATGACTTGGTTCTCAACAAACTGGAACATTAtgatttttcccatttattaTTCCGGGCACCTTGCAACTGCACAGGAAAAACAGTCTCCAATCAAAAAATTCAG ggAATGCAGTCGGATTTTTGGTGAAGACGGTCTGACGCTGAAACTCTTTCTTAAAAGGACTGCTCCCTTTTCTATTCTGTGGACTTTGACTAACTACCTGTATTTACTGGCTTTAAAGAAGCTCACAGCCACAGACGTCTCTGCCCTGTTCTGTTGTAACAAAGCTTTTGTCTTCTTGCTTTCTTGGATTGTGCTCAAAGACAGGTTCATGGGAGCAAGG ATAGTGGCAGCAATAATGGCAATCACAGGAATTGTGATGATGGCATATGCAGATGGTTTCCAGGGTGATTCAATTATCGGGGTGGCCTACGCCGTGGGATCAGCCTCCACATCTGCACTGTATAAG gTTTTGTTCAAAATGTTTCTTGGGAGTGCAAACTTTGGGGAGGCAGCTCACTTCGTGTCCACCCTGGGCTTCTTCAACTTCATCTTCATCTCCATCACCCCCATCATCCTCTACTTCACAAAAGTGGAGTACTGGTACCCCTTCTCTGCTGTGCCATGGGGTTACCTGTGTGGAGTGGCTGGCCTCTGGTTAG CTTTCAACATCCTGGTTAACGTTGGGGTGGTGCTGACCTACCCCATCCTGATCTCCATCGGCACcgtgctcagtgtccctggaaatgcag CCGTGGACCTGTTGAAGCACAAAATGATCTTCAGCGTGGTGCGGCTGGGGGCCACCATCATCATCTGCATGGGCTTCCTGCTCATGCTGCTGCCCGAGGAGTGGGACGAGATCACCCTGAGGTTCATCAACAGCCTGAAGGAGAAGAAGAGCGAGGATCACTCCGAGGACATCACGGAATCCAGCGTGCACacgaggagcaggagcagagccaacGGGACAGTGTCCATCCCGCTGGCGTAG
- the SLC35F4 gene encoding solute carrier family 35 member F4 isoform X2, translated as MDGKAAPNGVATIEDRILRITGYYGYYPGYSSQKREEGTQTHTESSSQEAEGQTRCQSCTSTFLKLIWRFLIILSVSSSWVGTTQFVKITFETFDCPFFMTWFSTNWNIMIFPIYYSGHLATAQEKQSPIKKFRECSRIFGEDGLTLKLFLKRTAPFSILWTLTNYLYLLALKKLTATDVSALFCCNKAFVFLLSWIVLKDRFMGARIVAAIMAITGIVMMAYADGFQGDSIIGVAYAVGSASTSALYKVLFKMFLGSANFGEAAHFVSTLGFFNFIFISITPIILYFTKVEYWYPFSAVPWGYLCGVAGLWLAFNILVNVGVVLTYPILISIGTVLSVPGNAAVDLLKHKMIFSVVRLGATIIICMGFLLMLLPEEWDEITLRFINSLKEKKSEDHSEDITESSVHTRSRSRANGTVSIPLA; from the exons gagAAGAAGGAACACAAACgcacacagagagcagcagccaagaaGCTGAAGGACAGACACGATGCCAGTCCTGCACATCCACATTTCTCAAGCTAATCTGGAGATTCCTGATCATTTTGTCCGTCTCTTCCTCCTGGGTTGGGACCACACAGTTTGTCAAAATCACTTTTGAGACCTTTGACTGTCCCTTTTTCATGACTTGGTTCTCAACAAACTGGAACATTAtgatttttcccatttattaTTCCGGGCACCTTGCAACTGCACAGGAAAAACAGTCTCCAATCAAAAAATTCAG ggAATGCAGTCGGATTTTTGGTGAAGACGGTCTGACGCTGAAACTCTTTCTTAAAAGGACTGCTCCCTTTTCTATTCTGTGGACTTTGACTAACTACCTGTATTTACTGGCTTTAAAGAAGCTCACAGCCACAGACGTCTCTGCCCTGTTCTGTTGTAACAAAGCTTTTGTCTTCTTGCTTTCTTGGATTGTGCTCAAAGACAGGTTCATGGGAGCAAGG ATAGTGGCAGCAATAATGGCAATCACAGGAATTGTGATGATGGCATATGCAGATGGTTTCCAGGGTGATTCAATTATCGGGGTGGCCTACGCCGTGGGATCAGCCTCCACATCTGCACTGTATAAG gTTTTGTTCAAAATGTTTCTTGGGAGTGCAAACTTTGGGGAGGCAGCTCACTTCGTGTCCACCCTGGGCTTCTTCAACTTCATCTTCATCTCCATCACCCCCATCATCCTCTACTTCACAAAAGTGGAGTACTGGTACCCCTTCTCTGCTGTGCCATGGGGTTACCTGTGTGGAGTGGCTGGCCTCTGGTTAG CTTTCAACATCCTGGTTAACGTTGGGGTGGTGCTGACCTACCCCATCCTGATCTCCATCGGCACcgtgctcagtgtccctggaaatgcag CCGTGGACCTGTTGAAGCACAAAATGATCTTCAGCGTGGTGCGGCTGGGGGCCACCATCATCATCTGCATGGGCTTCCTGCTCATGCTGCTGCCCGAGGAGTGGGACGAGATCACCCTGAGGTTCATCAACAGCCTGAAGGAGAAGAAGAGCGAGGATCACTCCGAGGACATCACGGAATCCAGCGTGCACacgaggagcaggagcagagccaacGGGACAGTGTCCATCCCGCTGGCGTAG